One segment of Candidatus Kapaibacterium sp. DNA contains the following:
- a CDS encoding glycogen synthase: MAKPLNILFVSSEVFPFAKESGIADVSYALPIALRHMGHDVRLMLPKYGTISERRNRIYEINRLRDIPIELGDKIEFTTVKSTSVVSPGTKVQAYVTSHIGYFEEKTGVYHDPETWIEYQDNAERFIFFNKSVVETCNLLGWFPDIIHCNDWQTALLPALIRTSGNEKFKNTGTVFTIHNFYRQGVYGLHEFAKTGLDKSVLPNFKHKNQLNLMKGAIHYSNYITTVSPTYAQEILQDKKYSNGLNEVLKERIDSFKGILNGIDSVGWNPARDTLIIEKFKKDYETFKTSNKIALCKIFGLEFKKDVPLFAMIPRIGYQKGVGLIIEAADEIFSKDIQFILLGQGDADLKEQLTEIAKKYPEKVKLRYEFNEDLSHQVEAGCNFFLMPSQYEPCGLNLMYSIVYGAIPIVRATGGMKDIAIDVSNELEGNAIVFEDYNSKELAIAFNRAVELYSNNELFKTIAERGMKANYSWTESAIEYESIYKSIIKELS; the protein is encoded by the coding sequence ATGGCAAAACCACTAAACATTCTGTTCGTATCGAGTGAAGTATTCCCTTTTGCAAAAGAGAGCGGAATTGCCGATGTATCTTATGCTTTGCCGATTGCGTTAAGGCATATGGGACATGATGTAAGGTTGATGTTACCCAAATATGGTACAATTTCCGAACGTAGAAACCGAATTTATGAGATAAACAGATTACGCGATATACCAATCGAATTAGGCGATAAAATTGAATTTACCACAGTTAAGTCCACATCAGTTGTTAGTCCGGGCACAAAAGTTCAAGCATATGTAACATCGCACATTGGATATTTCGAAGAAAAAACGGGTGTTTATCACGACCCTGAAACTTGGATTGAATATCAAGATAATGCCGAAAGATTCATTTTTTTCAACAAAAGCGTAGTCGAAACTTGCAATTTGCTTGGTTGGTTCCCCGATATTATTCATTGTAACGATTGGCAAACAGCACTTCTTCCGGCATTAATCCGCACCTCAGGAAACGAAAAGTTCAAAAATACAGGCACTGTGTTTACCATTCACAATTTCTATCGTCAAGGTGTGTATGGATTACACGAGTTTGCAAAGACAGGATTGGATAAAAGTGTGTTACCGAATTTTAAACATAAAAATCAATTGAATTTAATGAAGGGTGCCATTCATTATTCGAATTATATCACTACGGTCAGCCCAACGTATGCTCAGGAGATTTTACAGGATAAGAAATATTCCAACGGGTTGAACGAAGTGCTCAAAGAGCGCATCGACAGTTTCAAAGGTATCTTGAACGGGATTGATTCCGTTGGCTGGAATCCGGCTCGCGATACATTAATAATAGAAAAATTCAAGAAAGATTACGAAACTTTCAAAACAAGCAACAAGATTGCATTATGCAAAATTTTCGGACTTGAATTTAAAAAGGATGTTCCACTTTTTGCAATGATACCCCGAATTGGCTATCAAAAAGGTGTTGGGTTGATTATCGAAGCGGCAGATGAAATTTTCTCGAAAGATATCCAGTTTATTTTGCTGGGTCAAGGCGATGCTGATTTGAAAGAACAGTTGACTGAAATTGCAAAAAAATACCCTGAAAAAGTCAAGCTCAGATATGAGTTTAACGAGGATTTGTCTCATCAGGTAGAAGCCGGCTGCAATTTTTTCCTAATGCCATCGCAATACGAACCATGCGGTCTGAATCTTATGTATTCGATAGTTTACGGAGCTATACCAATAGTCCGAGCTACGGGTGGAATGAAAGATATTGCAATAGATGTCAGTAACGAACTTGAAGGCAATGCAATAGTGTTCGAAGATTACAATTCTAAGGAATTGGCTATCGCATTCAATCGTGCCGTAG
- a CDS encoding PhoH family protein, with product MTKRIRRDETETEKIERQSKPMDVESDNTLRNIVLSKKQVELIKVINENDIILCTGPAGTSKTFIDCYYATIALKQNQFSKVILTKPLQEAGEKLGFLPGDVESKIDPHYESFRITFQKLLKKKIFDKLLKDNVIEFRPLAFMRGATFDDTLMILDEAQNADIRQIMLFTTRMGKGSKVIISGDLHQYDINANHVALPFFANMIRGIKGIGVFEFNQEDIVRNKILIEITERYEKLKAEDRLPKNKRN from the coding sequence ATGACAAAACGAATCCGCCGAGATGAAACAGAGACCGAGAAAATCGAAAGACAATCCAAGCCCATGGATGTAGAATCAGACAACACTTTGCGTAATATCGTGCTTTCTAAAAAGCAGGTGGAATTGATTAAAGTAATCAATGAAAACGACATAATTTTGTGCACAGGTCCTGCCGGAACATCAAAGACATTCATTGATTGCTACTATGCAACAATTGCATTGAAACAGAACCAATTCAGCAAAGTAATACTAACAAAGCCATTGCAAGAAGCAGGTGAGAAGCTGGGCTTTTTGCCGGGAGATGTCGAAAGCAAAATTGACCCGCATTACGAAAGTTTCAGGATAACCTTTCAAAAATTATTAAAAAAGAAAATTTTCGATAAACTACTGAAAGACAATGTAATTGAATTCCGCCCACTTGCTTTTATGAGAGGGGCAACTTTCGACGACACTTTGATGATACTTGATGAAGCCCAAAATGCAGACATTCGCCAAATAATGCTATTTACAACTCGAATGGGCAAAGGCAGCAAAGTAATCATATCCGGTGATTTGCACCAATACGATATAAATGCAAATCACGTTGCATTGCCATTTTTTGCAAATATGATTCGCGGTATCAAAGGTATTGGTGTATTTGAGTTCAATCAAGAAGATATAGTGAGAAACAAAATTTTAATCGAAATAACCGAACGCTACGAAAAATTGAAAGCTGAGGATAGGCTGCCAAAGAACAAACGAAATTGA
- a CDS encoding PAS domain S-box protein has translation MKISENELLDFLPFGVALIQKDLRLRLANNKFAELTGMKQDASLRTSESRFANTDVILNIKRVFESGEEAVQYVSGSPNEIRTDYNVATFIPLFAQNGDIKEVLCIFHGTAESGHWQKEFNILFEKVPCYISIVDKNLKVLRANERYRDTFGESHCIFNTEQSKKRGYEYMTSPTVLAFTEGMEQIGAQVGVTKSGEKAHLMISTIPIAKNPDGVSHVMEIAADITELNQLQEQLHHAHDFYSDLIESSADGIVALTHRGKVQIFNSAARDMLKWSLQRKPGIPKIQELMPKEFFEDYDEDGSIIKNKEFNIVATDGSEIPVRMNAFIIRTKKNVMGRVAFLQDLRKIKELEHEKLMLEQDAVSTTFLALESNIDLLLLEQNRYLDDYENLRNTSTKEVLDKAWANLRTKFEIKNKIINIFVTIAKGYQINFQNQNINKIIEEVYSEFKEVASSQNVTINLSFAGNLDKIKTDKYALYSLLQILISNGIDAASVSGNNGRLELAVGIDKNKLLIEIVDNGAVIPKESLENYFKIKESRETRLGLLTAAMITELLKGKIIAQSSTQMGNSFRIELPI, from the coding sequence ATGAAAATTTCGGAAAATGAATTGCTTGACTTTCTACCTTTTGGTGTAGCTCTAATACAAAAGGATTTGAGATTACGACTTGCCAATAATAAGTTCGCAGAACTTACCGGCATGAAACAAGATGCAAGCTTAAGAACTTCGGAGTCGAGATTTGCGAACACTGATGTAATTCTAAACATCAAGCGAGTTTTCGAATCCGGCGAGGAGGCAGTTCAATATGTTTCCGGTAGTCCAAACGAAATCAGAACAGACTATAATGTTGCGACTTTCATTCCACTTTTCGCCCAAAACGGTGATATCAAAGAAGTTCTTTGCATTTTCCATGGAACTGCAGAATCAGGTCATTGGCAGAAAGAATTCAACATTTTGTTTGAAAAAGTCCCGTGCTATATTTCGATAGTTGACAAAAATTTAAAAGTTCTTCGTGCTAATGAGAGATACCGCGACACTTTCGGCGAAAGTCATTGCATCTTTAACACCGAGCAATCCAAAAAACGTGGATACGAATACATGACTTCACCAACAGTTCTTGCATTTACCGAAGGTATGGAGCAAATTGGTGCTCAAGTCGGGGTGACCAAATCCGGCGAAAAAGCCCATTTGATGATTTCGACAATTCCAATTGCTAAAAATCCCGATGGCGTATCGCATGTAATGGAAATCGCTGCCGATATAACGGAATTGAACCAACTTCAAGAACAATTGCACCACGCACATGACTTTTATTCAGATTTGATTGAAAGTTCTGCCGATGGTATTGTCGCCTTGACTCATAGGGGTAAAGTTCAGATATTCAACTCTGCCGCCCGTGACATGCTGAAATGGTCATTACAACGGAAGCCCGGAATTCCAAAAATTCAAGAATTGATGCCAAAGGAATTCTTTGAAGATTATGACGAAGACGGAAGCATTATCAAAAACAAAGAATTCAATATCGTTGCTACTGATGGTTCGGAAATCCCCGTCAGAATGAATGCTTTCATAATCCGTACTAAGAAAAACGTAATGGGTAGAGTCGCTTTTTTGCAAGATTTACGCAAAATCAAAGAGCTCGAACATGAAAAATTGATGTTGGAACAAGATGCTGTTTCGACTACATTCCTTGCTTTGGAAAGCAACATCGATTTATTACTCTTAGAACAGAACAGATATTTAGACGATTACGAAAATCTTCGCAACACTTCTACTAAAGAAGTACTCGATAAAGCTTGGGCAAATTTGCGTACTAAATTCGAAATAAAGAACAAAATTATAAATATTTTTGTAACGATTGCCAAAGGCTATCAAATCAATTTTCAAAACCAAAATATTAACAAAATAATCGAAGAAGTTTATTCCGAATTCAAAGAAGTTGCATCATCTCAAAACGTGACCATCAATCTCAGTTTTGCCGGGAATTTAGATAAAATAAAAACTGACAAGTATGCCTTGTATTCATTGTTGCAAATTCTTATCTCCAACGGAATTGATGCTGCCTCAGTATCGGGAAATAACGGCAGGCTCGAACTGGCAGTTGGTATAGACAAGAACAAACTCTTAATCGAAATCGTTGATAATGGCGCTGTAATCCCGAAGGAATCATTAGAAAATTATTTCAAAATCAAAGAAAGCCGCGAAACTCGGTTGGGTTTGTTGACTGCGGCAATGATTACAGAATTGCTCAAAGGAAAGATTATCGCTCAATCAAGCACTCAAATGGGCAACTCGTTCAGAATAGAATTGCCCATCTAA
- a CDS encoding AbgT family transporter, whose product MTKKESTKRDLIGNFLLIVEKLGNALPHPATLFALLAIAVVIMSWIASLIGFTADHPSTGELIEPVNLLSEQGIHMIITKMVTNFTSFAPLGTVLVAMLGIGIAESSGLIGTSLRLLVISSPRKLLTFVIILAGIISNTASEVGYVLLVPLGGIIFHAVGRHPIGGIAAAFAGVSGGYSANLLLGTIDPLLAGLSEEAARIIDPSYTVNPASNYYFLVASVPLIALAGTWVTEKIVMPRLGDYEGTLEKEELRKLTQSEKKGLMYAIIASLIFAVVLAIGVIPEDGFLRGDIDPETGVRSVLRSPFMRGIVAFIFLGAAFAGISYGIGAGTIKSDSDVMRGMGKSMEALGLYIVLTFFAAQFVAYFNWTNLGKIFAVEGALVLQSSGLGPIPLILAFIALTSVMNLVMGSASAKWALMAPIFIPMFMLLGYSPEFVQAAYRVGDSVSNIISPMMSYFALIVAFFAKYDKKAGIGTIVSVMLPYTFVFFIAWSIFMIIWILLGLPVGPDAPLFIDIP is encoded by the coding sequence ATGACTAAAAAAGAAAGTACCAAACGAGATTTAATCGGCAATTTTTTATTGATTGTCGAAAAATTAGGGAACGCTCTCCCACATCCTGCTACTTTGTTTGCACTATTGGCTATTGCAGTCGTTATAATGTCATGGATAGCCTCTTTGATTGGTTTCACAGCTGACCATCCGAGTACGGGCGAATTAATCGAGCCTGTAAACTTATTATCCGAGCAAGGCATACACATGATAATCACCAAGATGGTGACAAATTTTACGTCATTTGCTCCACTCGGTACTGTATTAGTTGCAATGTTGGGTATCGGAATTGCCGAGAGTTCGGGTTTGATTGGTACTTCTTTAAGGTTGCTTGTTATTTCGTCTCCTCGCAAATTATTGACTTTCGTAATTATACTCGCAGGTATTATTTCCAATACTGCAAGCGAAGTTGGTTATGTTTTGCTTGTTCCTTTGGGTGGTATAATTTTCCATGCCGTAGGCAGGCATCCTATTGGGGGCATTGCTGCTGCTTTTGCAGGTGTTTCCGGTGGATATAGTGCAAATTTATTATTAGGCACAATTGACCCACTTTTAGCAGGGCTATCCGAAGAAGCCGCTCGAATCATAGACCCAAGTTATACTGTCAATCCCGCTTCAAACTATTATTTTTTAGTTGCTTCAGTACCATTGATTGCACTCGCTGGCACTTGGGTTACAGAGAAAATTGTTATGCCGAGATTAGGCGATTATGAGGGTACGCTTGAAAAAGAAGAGTTGCGGAAACTAACACAAAGCGAGAAAAAGGGGCTGATGTATGCTATTATTGCATCACTTATATTTGCAGTTGTTTTAGCTATCGGTGTCATCCCCGAAGATGGCTTCCTGCGTGGTGATATTGACCCAGAGACAGGGGTTCGCAGCGTATTGCGTTCGCCGTTTATGCGCGGTATCGTTGCATTTATTTTCCTTGGGGCAGCATTTGCAGGTATTTCATATGGAATTGGTGCAGGAACTATAAAAAGCGATTCGGACGTAATGCGAGGAATGGGTAAATCAATGGAAGCACTCGGTCTATACATCGTGCTTACATTTTTTGCAGCTCAATTCGTAGCTTACTTCAATTGGACTAATCTCGGAAAAATATTTGCAGTAGAAGGGGCGCTTGTATTGCAATCGTCAGGATTGGGACCAATACCGCTTATTTTAGCTTTTATTGCCCTCACCTCGGTAATGAACCTTGTTATGGGGAGTGCATCGGCAAAATGGGCACTGATGGCACCAATTTTCATTCCCATGTTTATGCTTTTGGGCTATTCCCCGGAGTTTGTCCAAGCGGCTTACCGCGTTGGCGATAGTGTCTCAAACATAATTTCGCCTATGATGTCCTATTTTGCATTGATAGTAGCATTTTTTGCAAAATATGATAAAAAAGCAGGAATCGGCACAATTGTATCGGTAATGTTGCCTTATACTTTCGTGTTCTTTATAGCTTGGTCTATATTCATGATTATATGGATACTCTTAGGATTGCCGGTTGGTCCCGACGCACCGCTGTTCATAGACATACCTTAA
- a CDS encoding tocopherol cyclase family protein, producing the protein MNLKNPMSFLSKIWNPEHYHGANKRGTFFEGWYYKNVSYNGESIVSIIPGIFKSKDKSKEHAFIQFIDGKSNQTTYYRFDLKDFRASDKPFEIQIGECVFNNREIFIDIRREDSLTYGHIKLSDLTPWPVTTFSPGAMGWYGFVPTMECNHGVLSMNHKIEGKLLVNDKVYILARGKGYIEKDWGKSFPSAYVWMQSNHFTHKGTSFMASVARIPWVVGSFKGLLMGLLVNDKLYRFATYTGAKLSHLEINDEMIDFRVYDSKYILNVKVKRAAGGLLKAPYEKQMLERVTESLNSEIELELYKFKGRNSELIYSDHAKYSGLEVTGDASYLSLPKNS; encoded by the coding sequence ATGAATTTGAAAAATCCGATGTCATTTTTGAGCAAAATATGGAATCCTGAGCATTATCATGGTGCAAACAAACGAGGAACTTTCTTCGAGGGTTGGTATTACAAAAATGTCAGCTACAATGGCGAAAGCATTGTATCAATAATCCCGGGAATTTTCAAATCCAAGGACAAATCCAAAGAACACGCATTCATACAATTCATTGATGGCAAAAGCAACCAAACTACATATTACCGATTTGATTTAAAAGATTTCCGAGCATCTGATAAACCTTTTGAAATCCAAATCGGAGAATGTGTATTCAATAATCGCGAAATTTTTATTGATATTCGCCGAGAGGATTCATTAACTTACGGTCACATTAAATTGAGTGATTTGACTCCTTGGCCCGTTACAACTTTTTCGCCCGGTGCAATGGGATGGTACGGATTTGTACCCACAATGGAATGCAATCACGGCGTATTGAGCATGAATCACAAAATCGAAGGCAAACTCTTAGTCAACGATAAAGTTTATATTCTTGCTCGGGGCAAAGGTTACATTGAAAAAGATTGGGGCAAATCATTCCCGTCCGCTTATGTATGGATGCAAAGCAATCACTTTACGCATAAGGGTACTTCTTTCATGGCTTCGGTAGCGAGAATTCCATGGGTAGTAGGCTCTTTCAAAGGTTTGTTGATGGGACTGTTGGTGAATGATAAATTATACAGATTTGCAACTTATACCGGTGCGAAACTTTCTCATTTGGAAATTAATGATGAAATGATTGATTTCCGTGTTTATGACAGCAAATATATCCTAAATGTGAAGGTCAAAAGGGCTGCCGGTGGATTGCTCAAAGCGCCGTATGAAAAACAAATGCTCGAACGAGTAACTGAATCCTTGAACTCGGAAATCGAACTCGAACTTTACAAGTTTAAGGGTCGCAATTCGGAATTAATCTATTCGGACCATGCAAAGTATTCCGGTTTGGAAGTTACCGGAGACGCAAGTTACCTCAGCTTACCTAAAAACTCTTAA
- a CDS encoding aspartate kinase yields the protein MPKILKFGGTSVGTAFAIKQLISIIKSSPKGSVAVFSAFAKVTDLISESTEIALTNLAKAQEFVYRIEMRALGLIEEVITDSELIRQAEHQVQTHLNELNELLESISFLKECHGSAIDSALAKGELVSSTVIHFALLDSGIKSYLADSRDFMISDSNYCHANPQYDLITEKIRSELIEPMIEGDYHIAVTQGFIGRSTQLKTTTLGRGGSDFSASIIGACMAKNDYAIDSIDIYTDVNGVMTADPRLVPNAKSIDKISISEMLEMSYFGAKVLHPKTILPALEAQIPVNVMNTMNSAFSGTKIINEDVDSESAIHSIINLKNLYIFRISADDVKACTNEVHNLSQRIMATNSTILYSSVIAYKGLIIAMVPDKTNLMVLQSNGKTPEAIFGCAITGENLSLNDDIMSISKMVELGITKPKIDFYQSPTGNSIIITCDTSLDLQQIHDKLVIRAIAQ from the coding sequence ATGCCCAAAATCCTCAAATTCGGTGGCACATCTGTCGGTACGGCATTTGCAATTAAGCAGCTTATTTCAATAATCAAATCCTCTCCCAAAGGTTCGGTTGCTGTTTTTTCAGCTTTTGCCAAAGTAACTGATTTGATTAGCGAATCTACGGAAATTGCATTGACCAATTTGGCAAAAGCTCAAGAATTCGTTTATAGAATTGAAATGCGAGCTTTAGGTTTGATAGAGGAAGTAATTACGGATTCTGAGCTAATCCGTCAAGCGGAGCATCAGGTACAAACTCATCTGAATGAATTGAATGAATTATTGGAAAGCATAAGTTTTTTGAAAGAATGCCACGGCTCGGCAATTGATTCGGCTCTGGCTAAGGGTGAATTGGTTTCCTCCACGGTCATTCATTTTGCACTGTTAGATTCAGGAATCAAATCATATCTTGCCGATTCGCGAGATTTTATGATAAGCGATAGCAATTATTGTCACGCAAACCCGCAATACGACTTGATTACCGAGAAGATTAGAAGTGAACTCATTGAGCCAATGATTGAAGGTGATTATCATATTGCTGTTACGCAAGGATTCATTGGGCGAAGCACACAATTGAAAACAACGACTCTTGGCAGAGGCGGTTCGGATTTTTCGGCATCAATAATTGGTGCTTGTATGGCGAAAAACGACTATGCAATTGATTCGATTGATATTTATACTGACGTTAATGGAGTGATGACAGCCGACCCGAGATTGGTCCCAAATGCCAAAAGTATAGACAAAATTTCAATCAGCGAAATGCTCGAAATGTCATATTTTGGGGCAAAAGTTCTTCATCCCAAGACTATTTTGCCGGCTTTGGAAGCCCAAATCCCTGTAAACGTCATGAATACGATGAACAGTGCCTTTTCTGGGACTAAGATTATCAACGAAGATGTTGACTCGGAATCTGCAATTCATTCGATTATCAATTTAAAAAATTTATATATTTTCCGGATTTCGGCTGACGATGTAAAAGCTTGTACAAATGAAGTGCATAATCTTTCGCAGCGAATAATGGCAACGAATTCTACGATTTTATATAGCTCAGTAATTGCATATAAGGGACTGATTATCGCAATGGTACCGGACAAAACAAATTTGATGGTGCTTCAGTCAAACGGAAAAACTCCCGAAGCAATTTTCGGATGTGCGATTACGGGTGAAAATTTGAGTTTGAATGATGATATAATGTCAATTTCCAAAATGGTTGAACTTGGCATCACGAAGCCGAAAATTGATTTCTACCAAAGCCCAACGGGCAACTCGATTATCATCACTTGTGATACTTCATTAGATTTGCAGCAGATTCACGACAAGTTGGTTATTCGGGCAATTGCTCAATAA
- the mnmA gene encoding tRNA 2-thiouridine(34) synthase MnmA: MKIAVLLSGGVDSSVALNLLKSQGHELTAFYLKIWLEEELAFLGDCPWEEDLDFARKVCDAAGVPLEIVNMQEEYLNTVVEYTITELKAGRTPSPDIMCNRHIKFGQFFSKVDLLKKFDKVASGHYAAIEEVDGLFYLKESPDPVKCQTYFLTYLDQSQLSKILFPLGPYNKAQIRQLAKDFDLPNSQRKDSQGICFLGKIKYNDFIKFHLGEKIGDIVEIESGKTIGKHKGFWFHTIGQRTGLGLSGGPWYVVKKDIEQNIVYISKDSQTNKTSHDKFAVYNLNWITTAPATDTLQVKIRHGAQKYNCKIQLLPDNRALVELDEPDQGIADGQFSIFYDNGYCLGGGVIEQLPE; this comes from the coding sequence ATGAAAATTGCAGTTTTGTTATCAGGTGGAGTTGACAGCTCAGTAGCATTAAATTTGCTCAAGTCGCAAGGGCATGAATTGACGGCTTTTTATCTCAAAATCTGGCTTGAGGAAGAGCTTGCTTTTTTGGGTGATTGCCCTTGGGAAGAGGATTTGGATTTTGCACGGAAAGTTTGCGATGCTGCCGGAGTTCCGCTCGAAATAGTAAATATGCAGGAGGAATACCTCAATACTGTGGTCGAATACACGATTACTGAGCTAAAAGCCGGAAGGACGCCAAGCCCGGACATTATGTGCAATCGTCATATCAAATTTGGTCAATTTTTCTCGAAAGTTGATTTGCTCAAGAAATTCGATAAAGTTGCCTCGGGACATTATGCCGCAATCGAAGAAGTTGACGGATTGTTCTATTTGAAGGAATCGCCTGACCCTGTGAAGTGCCAGACTTATTTTTTGACATATTTAGACCAATCGCAGCTTTCGAAGATTCTTTTTCCGCTCGGACCATATAACAAGGCTCAGATTAGGCAATTGGCTAAGGATTTTGATTTACCGAATTCACAGCGCAAGGATTCGCAAGGGATTTGTTTCTTGGGAAAAATTAAGTATAATGATTTCATCAAATTTCATCTTGGCGAGAAAATTGGCGACATTGTCGAAATCGAAAGCGGCAAAACGATTGGCAAACACAAGGGTTTCTGGTTTCATACTATCGGACAAAGGACAGGATTGGGTTTGAGTGGCGGTCCTTGGTATGTTGTCAAAAAGGACATTGAGCAAAATATAGTTTACATTTCAAAAGATAGCCAAACTAACAAGACCTCGCACGATAAATTTGCCGTTTATAATTTGAATTGGATTACCACTGCACCCGCGACCGATACTTTGCAAGTTAAAATAAGGCATGGAGCTCAGAAATACAATTGCAAAATTCAACTGTTACCCGATAACCGTGCATTAGTAGAATTGGACGAACCCGACCAGGGGATTGCGGACGGACAATTTTCTATTTTTTACGATAATGGATACTGCCTTGGCGGTGGTGTTATTGAGCAATTGCCCGAATAA
- a CDS encoding M20/M25/M40 family metallo-hydrolase — translation MKTNILYRFFLPVIALILGFNCTLQSLEVQTTSKDKLRDHVKFLASDQLKGRFPGTPEMKLAEDYIENQFRLAGLKMFKDSYKQELDVVIGKELGDSNIVIVETTIIRPGIPKERLPRVAQPWTVGQDFMPLAYSQNASVKAEVAFVGFGISAPNLNYDDYEGIDVTGKIVVLLNETPDGEKPDTEFNNFRSLRYKLSNAKSKGAIGVIMVKIQGDSMNVFERLNFENIGSEAGIVAVQAWRQTLSKLFTKEHPLQLLENTIMKNKKPMSMHIPNTEVTLQTDLKDLKAPTHNIVGYVKGTDSKLADQYVVIGAHYDHLGYGGPTSQYRGKRQMVHNGADDNASGVAGLIELAHYFAANPPRRSLIFAAFTAEETGLNGSRYFTQNSFVGMENIVGMVNLDMIGRLRADELTVFGTATSPNFASVIDSLEPLNKFKLIRASDAYGPSDHASFYSNDKPVMMFFTGLHEDYHKPTDTWNKLNYEGSALVVDFIRQFTQSIADYPAHFEFTAVTTASSHQPRRESGYADVWFGIIPDFEESPLGCKIGGASPGSPADKAGLLKNDIITEIEGTSIKNLHDFMYKIREFKAGDVLKVKILRGEEKTEMMFDVTLTAKK, via the coding sequence ATGAAAACGAATATTTTATACAGATTTTTTCTTCCCGTAATAGCTCTAATTTTAGGGTTCAACTGCACTCTTCAAAGCCTTGAAGTCCAAACAACATCGAAAGATAAGCTCCGAGACCACGTCAAGTTTTTAGCAAGCGACCAATTGAAAGGCAGATTTCCGGGCACTCCGGAAATGAAACTCGCCGAAGATTACATTGAAAATCAATTCCGTTTGGCAGGTTTGAAAATGTTCAAAGATTCATACAAGCAAGAATTGGACGTTGTTATCGGCAAAGAACTCGGCGACAGCAATATTGTAATCGTCGAAACAACAATCATCCGCCCGGGAATTCCAAAAGAGCGTTTGCCTCGCGTTGCTCAACCATGGACAGTAGGGCAGGATTTTATGCCACTTGCATACAGCCAAAATGCGAGCGTCAAAGCAGAAGTTGCCTTTGTGGGTTTCGGCATAAGTGCTCCCAATCTTAATTATGATGATTATGAAGGAATTGATGTTACCGGCAAAATTGTAGTATTGCTCAATGAAACACCCGATGGCGAAAAGCCCGATACGGAATTCAACAACTTTCGCAGTTTGCGCTACAAATTATCAAACGCAAAAAGCAAAGGAGCAATCGGAGTAATAATGGTGAAAATTCAAGGTGATTCGATGAACGTTTTCGAGCGTCTGAATTTCGAGAATATCGGCAGTGAAGCGGGCATAGTCGCTGTCCAAGCATGGAGACAGACTTTGTCAAAATTATTTACCAAAGAGCATCCACTGCAATTACTCGAAAACACTATCATGAAAAATAAAAAGCCAATGAGCATGCATATCCCCAACACCGAAGTCACTTTGCAAACAGATTTGAAAGACTTGAAAGCACCGACTCATAACATTGTAGGATATGTAAAAGGGACAGATAGCAAATTAGCAGACCAATATGTCGTCATCGGGGCGCATTATGACCATCTCGGTTATGGCGGTCCGACTTCGCAATATCGCGGAAAGCGCCAAATGGTTCACAACGGTGCTGACGATAACGCATCTGGAGTAGCCGGATTAATCGAGTTAGCTCATTATTTCGCTGCAAATCCTCCACGCCGCTCATTGATTTTTGCAGCTTTTACAGCTGAAGAGACAGGTTTGAATGGTTCGCGCTATTTTACACAAAACTCTTTTGTAGGTATGGAAAATATTGTCGGAATGGTGAATTTGGACATGATTGGAAGACTTCGCGCCGATGAATTGACCGTGTTTGGCACTGCAACATCGCCCAATTTCGCCTCTGTGATTGATTCGCTCGAACCTTTGAACAAATTCAAATTGATTCGTGCAAGCGATGCTTACGGACCGAGTGACCATGCAAGTTTCTATTCTAACGATAAGCCCGTGATGATGTTCTTCACAGGTTTGCACGAAGATTATCACAAGCCGACCGACACATGGAACAAACTTAACTACGAAGGTTCGGCGCTCGTAGTTGATTTCATTCGCCAATTTACTCAATCAATCGCTGATTATCCCGCACATTTTGAATTCACTGCCGTTACTACGGCATCCAGTCATCAACCAAGACGCGAAAGCGGATATGCTGATGTTTGGTTCGGTATAATTCCCGATTTTGAGGAAAGCCCGCTTGGTTGCAAAATCGGTGGTGCAAGTCCCGGAAGTCCCGCAGACAAAGCAGGTTTGCTCAAAAATGACATTATCACGGAAATTGAAGGTACAAGCATCAAAAATTTGCACGATTTTATGTACAAAATCCGCGAATTCAAAGCCGGAGATGTTCTCAAAGTGAAAATTCTACGCGGTGAAGAAAAAACTGAAATGATGTTTGATGTGACTTTGACCGCAAAAAAATAA